In Cherax quadricarinatus isolate ZL_2023a chromosome 71, ASM3850222v1, whole genome shotgun sequence, one DNA window encodes the following:
- the LOC128700328 gene encoding troponin C, isotype gamma has protein sequence MDSLDADQIDALKKAFVSFDTDKKGAIGTDTVSTILRMMGVKISEKNLQEVIAETDEDGSGELEFEEFVELAAKFLIEEDEEALKAELKEAFRIYDKGGDGYITTDVLREILRELDNRLTESDLDNIIEEVDEDGSGTLDFDEFMEMMSG, from the exons GATTCACTAGACGCTGATCAGATTGATG CTCTCAAGAAGGCCTTCGTCTCCTTCGACACGGACAAGAAGGGAGCCATCGGCACCGACACGGTCTCCACCATCTTGAGGATGATGGGCGTCAAGATCTCAGAGAAGAACCTTCAGGAGGTCATCGCAGAGACTGACGAAGATG GATCCGGGGAGCTGGAGTTTGAGGAGTTCGTGGAGCTGGCCGCTAAGTTCCTAattgaggaggacgaggaggctCTCAAGGCAGAGCTGAAGGAGGCCTTCCGTATCTATGACAAGGGAG GAGACGGCTACATCACCACCGACGTCTTGAGGGAGATCCTACGAGAGCTGGACAACAGGTTGACGGAGTCTGACCTGGACAACATCATTGAGGAGGTGGACGAGGATGGCTCTGGCACTCTCGACTTTGATG AGTTCATGGAGATGATGTCTGGGTAG
- the LOC128700329 gene encoding troponin C isoform X1: MDSLDEEQIGALQKAFDSFDTDNKGYITPETVGVILRMMGVKISEKNLQEVIAETDEDGSGELEFEEFVELAAKFLIEEDEEALKAELKEAFRVYDKEGNGYITTDVLREILRELDNRLTEADLDGIIEEVDEDGSGTLDFDEFMEMMNG; the protein is encoded by the exons ATG GACTCACTGGATGAAGAACAGATTGGTG CACTTCAGAAGGCCTTTGACTCCTTCGACACTGACAACAAAGGCTACATCACCCCGGAGACCGTGGGCGTCATCTTGCGGATGATGGGCGTCAAGATCTCTGAGAAGAACCTTCAGGAGGTCATCGCAGAGACTGACGAAGACG GCTCTGGTGAGCTGGAGTTTGAGGAGTTCGTGGAGCTGGCGGCGAAGTTCCTCATTGAGGAGGACGAAGAAGCACTGAAGGCCGAGCTGAAAGAAGCTTTCCGTGTATATGATAAAGAAG GCAACGGCTACATCACCACCGACGTCTTGAGGGAGATCCTACGAGAGCTGGACAACAGGTTGACGGAGGCTGACTTGGACGGTATCATTGAGGAGGTGGACGAGGATGGATCTGGCACTCTCGActttgatg
- the LOC128700329 gene encoding troponin C isoform X2, with amino-acid sequence MDSLDEEQIGALQKAFDSFDTDNKGYITPETVGVILRMMGVKISEKNLQEVIAETDEDGSGELEFEEFVELAAKFLIEEDEEALKAELKEAFRVYDKEGNGYITTDVLREILRELDNRLTEADLDGIIEEVDEDGSGTLDFDEFMEMMAG; translated from the exons ATG GACTCACTGGATGAAGAACAGATTGGTG CACTTCAGAAGGCCTTTGACTCCTTCGACACTGACAACAAAGGCTACATCACCCCGGAGACCGTGGGCGTCATCTTGCGGATGATGGGCGTCAAGATCTCTGAGAAGAACCTTCAGGAGGTCATCGCAGAGACTGACGAAGACG GCTCTGGTGAGCTGGAGTTTGAGGAGTTCGTGGAGCTGGCGGCGAAGTTCCTCATTGAGGAGGACGAAGAAGCACTGAAGGCCGAGCTGAAAGAAGCTTTCCGTGTATATGATAAAGAAG GCAACGGCTACATCACCACCGACGTCTTGAGGGAGATCCTACGAGAGCTGGACAACAGGTTGACGGAGGCTGACTTGGACGGTATCATTGAGGAGGTGGACGAGGATGGATCTGGCACTCTCGActttgatg